In Bombus affinis isolate iyBomAffi1 chromosome 11, iyBomAffi1.2, whole genome shotgun sequence, one genomic interval encodes:
- the LOC126921793 gene encoding uncharacterized protein LOC126921793, which produces MMTFAKFSLIICLFGILLWEIHGQGIMIDPISRSSAWRKGFPVEVNFNDHELSCFASQIQFTQNNGLCGVCGDDYAMPRPRPNENGGLYGTGVIVQRYKVGSIINVKVKLIANDLGHFQFNLCPLKGPNDLETEMCFDQYPLQLYDRYPDDKFYLPDYEKDFYISIQLPPNVICEHCVLRWTYEIGNHVSRCYNGEVSFGCGSQKTFRNCADIAITLS; this is translated from the exons ATGATGACGTTCGCGAAATTTTCACTGATCATCTGCCTGTTTGGTATTTTACTTTGGGAGATTCATGGACAAGGCATAATGATTGATCCCATTAGCAGAAGCAGCGCCTGGCGCAAAGGATTCCCCGTTGAAGTGAATTTCAACGACCATGAACTTTCCT GTTTTGCCTCACAGATTCAGTTCACGCAAAATAATGGATTGTGTGGAGTATGCGGTGACGATTACGCTATGCCACGACCTAGACCAAATGAAAACGGTGGACTTTATGGAACCGGCGTGATCGTCCAAAG GTACAAAGTAGGCAGTATTATTAACGTAAAGGTGAAACTGATTGCTAACGACCTGGGACACTTCCAATTCAATCTGTGCCCCTTGAAAGGACCGAACGATCTCGAGACCGAGATGTGTTTCGATCAATATCCGCTTCAGTTGTACGACAGATACCCTGACGACAAGTTTTACCTACCAGATTATGAAAAGGACTTCTACATATCAATCCAGCTGCCACCGAATGTGATCTGCGAACATTGTGTGCTTAGGTGGACTTATGAAATTGGAAACCACGTTTCTCGATGTTATAACGGAGAAGTCTCATTCGGATGTGGATCTCAAAAGACATTCAGAAATTGCGCCGATATCGCGATCACTTTATCCTGA